From the genome of Fibrobacter sp. UWB5:
AGTCGAAGCCTTCTTGAAGCTGCGCGAAGAAAAGTTCCTGGCTACGGTAAAGCGCGTACAAGGGGTAACGAAAGAAAAGTCAATCAGACCGATTTTGTACAAGCAGACCCAAAGTGCAGAAGGCATTGTTGACGTTTACTATGGAACGACTGTAGGCGACTTTATTTCGGGCCGAGGCATTAAGCTTGAAAGCGACCAGACGGAATTCCGCACCAAGGGCTGGTATCTGGAGGCTTCCCGCAAAAGGGGCCTTGCCTATACGGGCCCGACCATTCGAAAAAGCCTGAACCGTCAGGTGCTTTCGCTTTCTTATCCGATTTGGGACAATGACCACAAATTCAAGGGAGCCGTCGGCGAAGATATCAATCTTCACAAGGTGCGCCTGACCTTAGGTGCGCTTGCCAAGGAAGAAGGCGGCGTAACCATGCTGGTGGGCAGCGAAAACGACAATGTGTTCACCTATTTCCCGTACGAAACGAACCGCGGTAAAGTCCTGCAGGACAGTGTCGAGGATCTATTGCAGTTGGTGTCCGACAAATTCAGTTCTGATACGTTGATGGACGGACGCATTTTACGCTTTGAAAAGACGAATGAACACCACCAGCAATTGATTTTTATGGTGACGCCCTTGAATCAGTTGCCGTTCTACTTGGTTCATGTAAGTCAGCATAACAAGATTGCCGCCAGTATTGACAATAACTCTTCGACGGTTCTTGGCGTTGTTGCCTTATTTGTCTTTGTGTTGATTGCGCTTGCGGCCATCGCTTCGCACTTGTTGTTCCGCCGCTACATTCAGCGGGACTTGAACGATAGCGTGAATTCCAGTACGCTTTTCGATACGCTCTTGTGGAAAGGCGACAACTTTACCATCATTCTTACCAACGAAAACTTCGACATTCTGCATGCGAGCGCCTATGTGGTTGATTTCTTGAACAATGGCGAAGACATGAAAGAAGAAAGCCTGTTCAAGTTCTTCCCCTCGGATGCTTTCAAGAAATTCGCGCACCGTGTGGCCATGGGCGGGCAGATGCTTGCCAGCGAGCGCAAGACGATTGTGCGTGTACAGAATGCTGCCGGGGAAGTCGCATGGTGGGGCATGTCGTTCCAGGCGCTTGTCGAAGACAATGGTGCAACGCGATTCCTGATCATGATCAACGATGAAACGAGCGGAATCCAGAAAGATACGATTCTGGATACGATCATGCTTTCGGGCGATCATTCGATCCTGATTATTTTCGACAAGAACCTGCATATTAAATATATGTCACGCCAACTGGCGGAATTCTTGGGCAAGGAATGGCGCTCGTTTGTCGGAATTTCGATTAATGAATTAAAGGACATGGGCCTCCCGGAATCGATGATCGATGCGATGATCAAGTCTTACCAGAATGACGAAGTCTGGAAAGATTCCTTGATGCTCAAGCCCGAAAACGGCACCGAAGAAACCTGGTTCCGCGGCGAAGGCTGCACGCTGAAGGTTCAGGAAACGGTGGTGGGCTACATGCTTTCGATGATCGATATTTCGGAAGTGGTGGCCGCCCGCGAAATTGCGGAACAGGCGACTCAGGCCAAGAGCGAATTCCTCGCCAACATGAGTCATGAAATCCGCACGCCGATGAACGCCATTATCGGTATGGCGCACTTGATTTCGGAAACGAACCTGGATAACCACCAGCGCGGTTTTGTGGACCGCATTGGGCATGCCGCCAAGTCCTTGCTCGGAATTATTAACAATATTCTTGACTTCTCGAAGATCGAGGCGAAAAAGCAGGACTTGGAAATCACGCAGCTTGTGCTGCAAGATGTCATTGACGAGGTGGCGGCGCTTGCCGAGGTGCGTATCGCTGGCCGCCCGATAGAACTGATTGTCGATATCGATCCGGATATTCCTGAAATCTTGATGGGTGACCCGCTTCGACTTTCTCAGATTTTCACGAACCTGATCAACAATGCGACCAAGTTTACCGAAAAGGGTGACATTACCCTGAGCGTCAAACTGTTGCAGCAGGCGAACAACATGGTCAAGCTGTATATCTGTGTCAAGGATACGGGTATCGGCATGACGCCGGAACAGGTGTCGCGCCTGTTCAATGCCTTTACGCAGGCAGACGGTTCTACCACGCGCAAGTACGGCGGCACGGGTCTCGGACTTGTGATTTCCAAGTCGCTGGTGGAACTCATGGGCGGGCAACTCCAGGTTTCAAGTGAATCGGGCGTTGGTTCGCAGTTCTTCTTTACCATCTCGCTCCCGATTGCACCGCAGGCGGGCGAGGAGCCCAAGTGGAAAAACGAAGATCGCTTTACCAATAAGAATGTGCTTTTGGTAGATGACTGCGCGAATCTACGCGTTATTTTAAGACATTACCTGAACAAGTTGCGTTGCGTGGTCGAAGAGGCGAGTTCCGTAGACGAAGCCCTGGACTTGATTCAGGCGCACGAAGAAGCGGGCGAGGCCCCGTACGATTTGTTCCTGGTCGATTACAGCATGCCGATTTTGAACGGATTTGACTTTGTGCATGGCTTGACTGATAACATGAAGTCGATTCCGAAGGTGTTGATGCACCCGATTCATTTCGACGAAAACGAACTGAATACGGCCAAGAGTCTGGGCTTTAACAGCAACGTGTCTAAGCCGCTCCAGATTAGCACGCTCCTGAGCGCCCTGCAAGAAGCGTTCGGTTACCCGCTGACCTACAAGAAGGTCGAAAAGAAGGAAAAGGGCAAGATTTACTTTAAGGAAGCGAAGATCCTGCTGGTCGAAGATAACCAGATGAACCAGGAATTGGCTGTTTCGCTCTTGAATAGCGTTGGCCTTACCGCGATGATTGCGAATAACGGTAAAGAAGCGCTCGACATGCTCAAGAAAGACGCTTTCGACATGGTGCTCATGGATATCCAGATGCCGATTATGGATGGCCTTACCGCCACTAGGGAAATCCGTGCCCGCGAAGATGAATACTTCAAGAAGGTGCCGATTCTGGCCATGAGTGCCCGCGCTTTCCAGAAAGATACCGAAGAATGCCTTGAAGCGGGCATGAACGCGCACATTGTAAAGCCGATTGATCCGACGGTCTTGTACGAAGAAATGGCGAAGTTCTTGCCGGTGGCCGCTGAAACGCCGCATGCAAGCAACGGGCATGATTCCGACCTGTCGCAAGACGACAAGAATTTCATCTCTTATTTCCAGAAAGTGCGCGACTTTGATGCGGAATCGGGCCTTTACCATGCCAACAATAACCGCAACATGTACCTCAAGATTTTGCAGGGATTTGTGCGCGACTATGGCGGAAATTCGTTCAACCTGCGCTCGCTTATCGAAGAATTCCATTACGAAGAAGCGACCCGCATTGTGCATACCATCAAGGGTCTTTGCGGAACGATTGGATCTACCCATGTGCAGAATCTGGCGGCCTCGCTCGAAGCGGAACTCGAACAGAAACAGTGTAATTTTGGCAATTACAACGTATTTGAAGAAAAACTGCATGCGCTCATTGAAGACTTGCAGATTGTGCTGACTGACATTGCCTCGGAACAGAATGCGACCGTGCAAAAGTCGCATGACCCCGAAGCCGCACAAAAGCTCATGGCTGCGGTCAAGGCGCTGAAGGATGCGGTGGATACTTGTTCTTCGACCCAGTGCAAGCGCATTCTCGACGGTATCGAGAATATTGCGTTTGAGCCGAACCAGGAAGTTCTGCTCCACAAGTTGAAGGAACTGTTGGACGATTACGACTTTAGCGAAGCGTCCGAAATTCTGGACTCTCTCGAAAAGACTCTAGTCTAGTGCAGGACCATCGCCGCGATAAACGCGAGCGCGACGATTACTGCCGCCGCTATGGCGAGCGGGTTCGCCTTGTTCTTCTTTTCGCCGAATTCATTCTCGACAATTTCGTCGTAATCCGGAGTCTCGAGGTCGGTAAATTCCGCGCCCTCGGACCAGCCGGTATTCTTGTCGCTCCCGCAATGCGGGCAGAACGTGGCGTTATCTTTAATTTCTGAATGGCAATGAGGACAGAGCATGGCTGTAATATAATAAAAACCGCCAGGCGATTGCCTAGCGGTCTTTAAGCTTTTTACGCTACGCGGCAAAGCCGCATTTCATCCGTGAGCAACAAAGCCCTCGGGTGTTAACCGAGGGCGGTTGCGAGAGCGAGGCGATATCACATTTTTAATCTGCGATAGAGCCGAGCGGTCTCATTAGAGCTTGTTGTTGGAACCAAGAACGTCGACGATCTTGTGTTCGTACATCTTCTGCATGTTTTCGCGAGCCGGCTTGAGGTACTGGCGCGGGTCGAAGTGTTCCGGATGTTCGTCGAAATACTTACGGATAGCGGCAGTCATGGCGAGGCGGCTGTCAGAGTCGATGTTGATCTTGCAAACAGCGGACTTGGAAGCTTCGCGGAGCTGTTCTTCCGGAATACCGACGGCATCCGGGAGCTTGCCACCGTGGGCGTTGATGGTATCGACTTCGTCCTGCGGCACGGAAGAAGAACCGTGGAGCACGATCGGGAAGCCCGGGAGCTTCTTTTCGATGGCGTGGAGCACGTCGAATGCCAGAGGAGGCGGAACGAGCTTGCCAGTCTTCGGGTCGCGAGTGCACTGTTCCGGCTTGAACTTGTAAGCACCGTGGCTGGTACCGATGGAGATAGCGAGGGAGTCGCAGCCCGTACGGGTAGCGAAGTCGATCACTTCTTCCGGCTTGGTGTAGTGGGATTCTTCAGCCTGGACTTCGTCTTCCACACCGGCGAGCACGCCGAGTTCAGCTTCGACGGTCACGTCGTGCTGGTGAGCGTATTCAACAACCTTCTTGGTGAGGGCGATGTTGTCTTCGTACGGAAGAGCGGAACCGTCGATCATCACGGAAGAGAAACCGTTGTCGATGCAGTCCTTGCAGAGTTCGAAAGAGTCACCGTGGTCGAGGTGGAGCACGATCTGCGGATTGGCGCAGCCGAGTTCCTTGGCGTATTCAACAGCACCCTGAGCCATGTAGCGGAGGATGGTGCCGTTTGCGTAGTTACGAGCACCCTTAGAGACCTGCATGATCACCGGAGACTTCTGCTTCACAGCAGCCTGCACGATGGCCTGCATCTGTTCCATGGTGTTGAAGTTGAAAGCCGGGATAGCGTAGCCACCCTTAACAGCCTTTGCAAACATTTCCTTGGTGTTCACCAAGCCGAGTTCCTTGTAAGAAACTGCCATTTGTTTTACCTCTTGATTTGATTGGCGACTTGCATCGCCGGTTAAAAGTTACGGGGCTAAAAATAGCAAATTTAAACTGCTTTGTCACGCAAAATGCAAAAAAAGAAACCCCGCACCAAGTGCGGGGTGACTTTAGTGGAAAAGTATTCCGTTAGGCTTACTTAGCTTCCTGCTGCTGCAGGGCCTTGTCCTGGATCACGAGGTCCACGCGGCGGTTCTTCTGACGACCTTCCTTGGTGGAGTTGTCAGCGACCGGCATGGTCATACCGAGACCCTTGGCCGTGAGTCGATCTTCGGCGATTCCCTGTTCAACGAGGAATGCCTTCACGTTATCGGCGCGCTGCTGGGAAAGCTTCATGTTGTGTTCTTCGGAACCGGTGTTGTCGGTGTTACCTTCGATGGACACGTTGAACTGCTGGTACACAGAAAGAATACCGGCCACCTTGGCGAGGCTCGTCTTCAAGTCGGCCTTGAGGTCGGCCTTGTTCACGGCGAACAAGATGTCGGACATGGAAAGGATAATGCCGCGGGCGGACTTGGTCACCTGAATCATCTGGGACTGCAGTTCGTTCAGCTTGTTCATGGCTTCCTGCTGGCGAGCTTCGGCCTTGGCGCGTTCTTCGGCAAGTTCCTTCTGGAGGTCGGCTTCACGCTGGTTGGCAGCCTTCAAAGCGGCTTCCTGGGCTGCAGCTTCGGCCTGGAACTTTTCCTGGTTCTGCTGCATTTCGGCCTGGAGGCGGGCTTCCTGGTCCTTCATCTTGGCCTTTTCAGCTTCGAGGTCGTTTACCTTGCCGGTGCGGGCCTTGTTGATCTGTTCCTGAATGGCTTCGATAGAACGAGCGGTGGCGGCGCGCTTTTCCCACTTTTCAGCGGTGCTGTTGCGAACTTTCTGGGTTTCAGCCTGGGCTGCGATGGTCTTGGCGTAAGTGTCGCACTTGGCGGCGAGAGCCTTGGTCTGGTCCGATTCGGCATCGTCGTTGTAGGCGGCGTCAAGATCGATGAGATTGGACTTGGCGGCGGCGAGCGTGTACTTGGCAGAGGTGGCGTTGGCCGGAATATCCTTGGCGGCGTTATCAATTGCGGTCTGGCATGCTTCTACTGCATTCGGACCGGCGGCTTCTTCGGCAGCGAAGGAGAGAGCGGCTGCCATAGCGCTAATGACTAAAAGATTTCTCGTTTTCATTACTTGGCACCTCCGTTCTTGGTTTCCTGGTCAAGGATGTTCTGGTAAAGGAGCTTGCGTTCCACATCGCTTCTCAGTTCCTTTTCAACCTTTTCGTCTTCTTTCTTGGCGGCGTCAAGTTCGGCATTTGCAATAGCGAGCTTGTATTCAAGAGTGCTTTGTTCGGCGAGTGCGTAGGCTTCTTTTTCGTCACCGTCGGCCTGCAGGGCCTTGGCAGAATCGAGCTTTGCGTTGGCAGATTCGAGCTGGGCTGCATCGACCTTGGCTTCTTGAGCGATAGTCTTGTTGGAGTCGGCAAATTCAATCGACTTGGTAGCATTTACGCCACCGGCACAACCGGAAAGTGCGGCGAGGGCTATAATGGCCATTCCCGCAACGAGCATTCTGGATTTCATTAAAATCTCCTTTTGGGGGTTAAAAGTCGGTTTTTAATATACAAAAAAAAGAACAAAGAGCTTAGAACTTAGAGCTTAGATTATCTCTAAGTTCTACCAACTTAAATCTTCCAACTAAAAATTTACTTGATTTGCCCTAACTTTGTATATAAATTTATACACGTGTTTGGATTGGAGCTTGCATGAAATTTTTTAGCCCACTATTATGTTCTTTTGCTTTGGTAGCTTGCCTTGCGGGCAATGCTTTTTCTGCTGTTGAATACACTTTGCACAAGTCGGCGAATCCGACTTCCGATGAGCAAGATGCCTATAAGCGCATCACGACTGTCATGGATTCGGCCGTCAAGATGTATAACACTTATTCGAACCTCTCGAAGTTCATCAACGTCTATTACGCACCTGGCGTGCCCACGGCCGAGGCCAGCAGTAACGGAGACTTGCGCTTTGGCGAAAACCGTAGCTACATGGTGGTGCCCACAGCCATGCACGAGATGGCACACACGATGGGTGTCGGAACCACGTCGGAATATGCGGCAACATGTGTAGACGGTGTCTTTAGGAATGACAAGGTTCAGGCGAAACTCCGTGAAATGGATGGCCCGAACGCGGAACTCCATTGCGATCGTCAGCATATTTGGCCCTACGGCCTGAACCAGGCGAGCGAAGCCAAGTCCGAGCAGGACCTGATCAACCATGTGATTCTCGTGGAAACCATTTACCAGCAACTGTTCAAGGTGGCGTTTTTCAAAGAGGGGAGAATCAAGTCTCTCGGCGATACAAAGAAATGCATGGGGATTACCTCGAGCAATGCGCTTGAACTTATGGATTGCTCCGATACCGCTACCTTCGTGAAGATTTTCTCCGTGGGAGACAACCCGGTTACATACTATATCCAGTTGGGGAGCCGCGTCATCGACATTCCGAATGAATCTACGGCGGCTGGCATTAGAGCGGCTACCTACGGTTATAATGGCGGTGCTCACCAGCGGTATGTATTTGAAGGCGCTCCGGTCAATACGCCGAATGCATTCTACCTCAAGAATTACAAGAGCGGACATTATCTGCAGTCGGTGAGTAATACCGTCGTGCAGAATCCGAAACAGCAGAACGATTCGTTCATATGGCAGATTCAGGAAACGTTCGAGGAAGATACTTCGGCTGCAGATACCTCTGTCGCAGACACGAGCAAGAAGGATACTTCCAAGACGGATATTGCCGCAAAGCAAATTGTCCGCACACAGCAGCTCCGGTTGCCGACGAGAACCTTCGACCTCAAGGGCCGCGCTGTTCGCAAGCAGGCGCTAAGCTGCGGTCGCGGGACGATTTTATTTGACAGGTGAAATCAATTTTAAAAGCAGATTCCGAACCAATTTCGGGGAATATTTGAAAACGAAAAAGACCTTCTTTTCAGAAGGTCTTTTTTCGCGGGATAGACGAGGCTTGAACTCGCAACCTCCGGCGTGACAGGCCGGTGCTCTAACCAAAATTGAGCTACCACCCCAAATCGTTTCCGATTTTCGGTAGTGGGCGATAACGGATTCGAACCGCTGACATTCTGCTTGTAAGGCAGACGCTCTGAACCAACTGAGCTAATCGCCCGAAAGGGATTACTTGTCTTGCTTTTTGCCTTTCCAGAGGATTCCGACCGGAATGACCACGAGGTAGGCGGCAACCAAGATAAGCGGTGCAACCGTGAGAGAAACCGGATTGTCTGCAGGGCCAGTGGCGAGGCAAATAAAGCCGATAGCGAGGAGCAACACACCGACTGCAATCAGAATGATATTCTTTTTATCCATCAGTAAGTCCTCTTCTCAAGATTACGAAGCCAAATATACAAAGTTTATGGCGCTTGTCAACCGATTTTGCCCTAAAAAACGCACTTTTTTTATGCGTTTGGGCGCGTGCGGTCTTATTTCTGTCCCGGGTACTTTACGCGGGTGTGGTACGTTCCATCCAAACTATCCAGGAATGCCCGTTCGAGCTTGAACAGTTCGCGAATGGACAGGTTACATTCGTTGAACTGGCCTTCGGTGAAGCGGCTTTCGATGGTCTTGTGGATCATGGCGGCCAAGGCTTCGGGGCTCGTATCCGTCATGGAGCGGCTGGTCGCTTCGATGATGTCGGCGAGCATCAGGATTGCGGTTTCCTTGCTCTGCGGCTTGGGACCCTTGTAGCTGTAATCTTCGACCTTGACTTCTTCGCCGGTTTCCTTGGCGTTTTCGAGAGCCTTGTGGTAGAAGTACTGGATAATCGAAGAACCGTGGTGTTCGCGGATGCCTGCGGCCACGAGCGACGGAATGTTGTATTCGTTGGCAAGGGCCGTACCCTGTTCCACGTGTCCGGTAATGATCTTGACGGACTGCAATGGATCGATGTTATTGTGCGGGTTGATTCCTTGCTTCTGGTTTTCGGTAAAGTATTCCGGGCGCATGGTCTTGCCGATGTCATGGTAAAGCGCCATCACGCGCACAAGCAGGGAGTTGGCTCCGATGCTGTCTGCCACGTGTTCGGCAAGGTTAGACACCTGGATACTGTGGTGGAAGGTACCGGGGGCGTATTCCGAAATGCGCTTCAGTGCCGGGCGGTTAAAGTCCGACATTTCCATAAGCGTGAGCACCGTAGTGATACCGAAGATGCGTTCCATCAAGTGGATGAGAGCAACTGATGTGAGGGCGTAGCAAAGCACGATGTTGATACTTGCTGCAATCAGGTTCTGGTAGAATGCTTCAAACGAAAGTCTGTTGCGCAACAGGAACATCACGCTGATGGCGGCTGCCATCGCCACGACGCCGACGATAATTCCATACACGAACTGCACCCTATAGCGCATGCGGGCAATCGGGGCTGTCGCGACAAAGGTCACGGCAATAGCGCAAGTCATGGCCGCCAAATCGTAGCCGTTCAAAATGCCGAAAATCATGGCAGAGAAGGCGGTAAAGGCAAGACCGATGTGGCGGTCGTAAAGCACGGTCGCCGTAATCGGGGCAAAGGCGAACGGGTAAAGCCACATGAAGTCCAGGTTCTCGGGAACAATCGAAATTTCTACGCTGTTGATGCTTCCGGACAGGTGGTGGAAGACCCAGTAGGCGATAATCTGGAGAAGGGCGAGGGCAATCAAACTCCAGAGCTGGCGTGCGTTCTTGAACATGCCTCTGGAGGGCGTATTGTAGAGGAACATGAAGAAGAACGTGATAATCAAGATGAAGATAAGGGCGTTACCGTAAATAGCGGTAAAGGTCTTGGAATTTTCTTCTTTTTGCTGGGCGCGCTGCAAGGCATCGATCTTTTCGAGGATTTCCTTGGTAATGGGGGCGCCCTGTGCCACGATTTCCATGCCACGCGGCACCATGCCCTTGATGAGCGTCACCTTGTTGCGGGCGTCTTCGCGGCTAGCAATGGTTTCTTTTTCGAGGTAGAAAACGTTCGGCATCATGAACACGAACAGAGTTTCGTAGAAGGCGCTCAAGAGCCCCTGCTCGTTCGGGAAACTCATCTGGAGTTGGGCGAAAGCTTCATCGATACGGCGACGGAGCGGCTGGATATTGCTTGCTTCGACAGTCGTCTTTTCGTTGTCCTTGATGAGCGTGATGTTCGGCTTCGTGTAAACGATGTACTTGAAATCTTGCAGGTTGTAGTTATCGCGGTAAAGCTGTGCGGCCGTTTCGGTGCTTGCAATGAACGTGTTCGAAACACCTGCCTGGAGCATGCGGTTGAATACGGTCAGGAGCGAGTCGCGGGCCTTGGAATTGAGGCTCAGGGGCTTGATGGCCGAGGTCGAAATACGCTGCTTCAAGACTTCGTAAATGCGTGAAGCTTGTACCACCTTGGACTGCAGGGTGGAGTCGCTTTCGCCGCTGGCGGTAAGCTGGTTAATCTGAATTTGCAGGGAACCGTATTGGGCGAGCTTGTGCAAGAACGACTTGAGGTCTTCGTAGACGCGGTTGGTTTCGTCGCTGTTGTAGCCGAAGATCGCATTCACCTTTTCGGCGGCGCGGGTCTTTTCGGCTTCGATTTCCTGTTCAGACTTGGGAACTTCGAAGTTGATGGGCGCGACAATCGTGCGCGTACTCACCTGGCCCAAGTGCGGGCGTTCGGACTGGAGCGCGATGTTCTTGTCGGGGAACATGAAAATTGCCGCGGCGACAACAAGAACCCAGCCGATGATAAAGTGAAGTCTAGTCTGTTTCTTTTTCATATCAAGCCAATTGTCTTTGGTGAATTCTCTATAGAAAATAGATTATTCTCAGCGTTCTTTTTCGTACGCATTCAAGATGTCTTTGACGAGCGGGTGACGGAGCACGTCGGTGGCCTCGAATTCCACTTGCGCAATGCCGCGAATGCCCTTGAGCAGCTTCATGGCATGTACAAGACCCGACTTTTGTCCCTTGCTCAAGTCGACCTGGGTGGCATCGCCGGTGATGATCGCCTTGCTGTGTTGGCCGAGGCGCGTGAGGAACATCTTCATCTGTTCCGGCGTGGTGTTCTGGGCTTCGTCTAGAATAATAAAGGCGCGCTTGAGGGTGCGGCCGCGCATGTAGGCGAGCGGGGCGACTTCGATAGCGCCTGTTTCTTCGTACTTGCGGAGTTTTTCCACTGGCAGGAGCTCGGCGAGGCTGTCGTGAATGGGGCGCAGGTATGGCGCGATTTTTTCTTTGAGGTCGCCGGGCAGGTAGCCCAAGGATTCGCCGGCTTCGACTGCCGGGCGAACCAGACAGATGCGTTCTGCTTCGTGGCGTTCCAGGCTTGCGACGGCAAGCGTTACCGCCAAGAAAGTCTTGCCGGTGCCAGCAGGGCCCTTGGCAAAAATGATGTCATTCTGTTCGACCGCCCGTACCAGTTCGGCCTGCGCTTTGGTCTTTGCGAATACAGAAACGCCCATGCGGTTTCTGAAAATCGGGGTGGCAGGGATGGTATCCGGGTTGTTGAAATCGCTGATGGCGGCGTCTGCCGGATCGATCAACTTTTCAAGTTGTCGCGCCGTCAGGACCTTGCCGTTCTTGGCGGCCATCTTGAGCTGGTCGAGTACAGCAAAGACCCCCGTCGTATCGCCATTTTCTTTGGGAATAATGCGGAGTCCAGGGAGTCTTGTCTGTATTTCAACACAAAAACGGCTCTCCAATAAGCGGAAAACCGTTTCGTTCTCGCCTGAAATCGTTCGTTTCAGGTCGTCCGATAAAGAATAGCGTAATTCGTTCA
Proteins encoded in this window:
- a CDS encoding PhoH family protein, which gives rise to MNELRYSLSDDLKRTISGENETVFRLLESRFCVEIQTRLPGLRIIPKENGDTTGVFAVLDQLKMAAKNGKVLTARQLEKLIDPADAAISDFNNPDTIPATPIFRNRMGVSVFAKTKAQAELVRAVEQNDIIFAKGPAGTGKTFLAVTLAVASLERHEAERICLVRPAVEAGESLGYLPGDLKEKIAPYLRPIHDSLAELLPVEKLRKYEETGAIEVAPLAYMRGRTLKRAFIILDEAQNTTPEQMKMFLTRLGQHSKAIITGDATQVDLSKGQKSGLVHAMKLLKGIRGIAQVEFEATDVLRHPLVKDILNAYEKER